A genomic stretch from Dyella sp. M7H15-1 includes:
- a CDS encoding AI-2E family transporter, with translation MSISQEISHRWQMLAITVVIGLLIWLLAPVLMPFAVAAMLAYLGDPLANRLEKLGLGRTLAVSIVFVVLILAIAAALLLLVPLIARQIENLAENFPRYVEWGRDTALPWLQAKLHLDPKAFDTDRLVAEFKEHLGSIGTVLGKISRSGLGVVMWLTNLVLIPVVWFYLLRDWDRLVAWIDRILPRSIEPTIAHLARESDAVLGAFVRGQLLVMLALAIYYGVALTLVGISVGPLIGMVAGLLSFVPYLGFITGFGAAIIASLVLHGDWTHLLLVIGVFVIGQLLEGYVLVPRLVGEKIGLHPVAVIFAVLAGGYLFGFLGVLLALPAASVILVLLRYLAERYRMSDLYTEQRQPDSLITEVIVKETSDGHLHAETHAVQGDELHKS, from the coding sequence GTGTCCATAAGCCAAGAGATATCCCACCGCTGGCAGATGCTGGCCATCACCGTTGTCATCGGTCTGCTGATCTGGCTGCTGGCACCTGTGTTGATGCCTTTCGCAGTTGCCGCCATGCTGGCGTATCTTGGCGATCCACTCGCCAACCGGCTGGAGAAGTTGGGACTTGGGCGTACGTTGGCGGTGAGCATTGTGTTCGTGGTGCTGATCCTGGCGATTGCTGCCGCGTTGCTGCTGCTCGTGCCGCTGATTGCGCGCCAGATCGAAAATCTGGCGGAGAATTTCCCCCGCTATGTCGAATGGGGCAGGGACACGGCACTGCCCTGGCTGCAAGCAAAGCTGCATCTAGATCCCAAGGCTTTCGATACGGATCGCCTGGTGGCGGAGTTCAAGGAACATCTCGGCTCGATTGGCACTGTGCTGGGCAAAATCTCGCGTTCTGGCTTAGGCGTGGTGATGTGGCTCACCAACCTGGTGCTGATCCCGGTGGTGTGGTTCTACCTGCTGCGTGACTGGGATCGCTTGGTTGCATGGATTGATCGCATATTGCCGCGCTCGATCGAGCCTACCATTGCGCATTTGGCACGCGAATCCGATGCGGTGTTGGGCGCCTTCGTGCGTGGACAGTTGCTAGTGATGCTGGCGCTGGCGATTTACTACGGTGTGGCACTTACGTTGGTCGGGATTTCAGTTGGCCCACTGATCGGCATGGTTGCCGGCCTGCTCAGCTTCGTGCCCTATCTGGGGTTCATCACTGGCTTTGGTGCGGCCATCATCGCTTCACTGGTGCTGCATGGCGACTGGACGCATCTGTTGCTGGTGATCGGCGTATTCGTGATTGGCCAGTTGCTGGAAGGCTACGTGCTGGTGCCGCGGTTGGTCGGCGAGAAGATCGGGCTGCATCCGGTGGCAGTGATCTTCGCGGTACTGGCTGGCGGCTATCTGTTCGGTTTTCTCGGCGTGCTGCTCGCGTTGCCGGCTGCATCGGTCATCCTGGTGCTGCTGCGCTATTTGGCCGAACGCTACAGGATGAGCGATTTGTATACCGAACAGAGGCAGCCCGATTCCTTGATCACTGAAGTTATTGTCAAGGAAACTTCGGATGGCCATCTGCACGCCGAAACGCATGCTGTTCAAGGCGACGAACTGCACAAATCATGA
- a CDS encoding HAD family hydrolase: MAYLADLPADLLARAANIRLAAFDVDGTLTDGQLWYSESGHETKVFHVHDGLGLKRLQAHGIHVAIISARISHPVALRAEELDITHVYQGQGDKRECLRQILEALNIQPEEAAFVGDDLPDLPAMSICGLAVAIANAHPWVAERAHWRTQLSGGKGAVREVCDLILHARGKTAAEQEHWR; this comes from the coding sequence ATGGCTTATCTCGCCGACCTCCCCGCCGATCTACTTGCTCGCGCCGCCAACATTCGCTTGGCGGCGTTCGATGTGGACGGCACACTCACCGATGGCCAGCTCTGGTATAGCGAAAGCGGCCACGAAACCAAGGTTTTCCATGTGCACGATGGCCTTGGCCTGAAGCGCCTGCAGGCACATGGCATTCACGTGGCCATCATCAGCGCGCGCATCAGCCATCCGGTAGCGTTGCGCGCGGAAGAGCTGGATATCACTCACGTTTATCAGGGCCAGGGCGACAAGCGCGAATGCCTGCGGCAGATTCTTGAAGCACTCAACATCCAACCCGAAGAAGCCGCATTCGTCGGTGACGACCTGCCCGATCTGCCGGCGATGAGCATCTGTGGATTGGCCGTCGCGATAGCCAATGCACACCCGTGGGTGGCCGAACGCGCGCACTGGCGCACGCAACTTAGCGGTGGCAAAGGCGCCGTACGCGAAGTGTGCGACCTGATCCTGCACGCACGGGGCAAGACCGCCGCGGAACAGGAGCACTGGCGGTGA
- the murA gene encoding UDP-N-acetylglucosamine 1-carboxyvinyltransferase translates to MAKILISGGEPLRGEVGISGAKNAVLPILASCLLADEPVTISNVPHLHDVTTTMELLGQMGVQLVLDDRMKIEVDPRSTDRYFAPYELVKTMRASILVLGPLVARFGQAEVSLPGGCQIGSRPVDQHIRGLQALGADITVENGYIRARASRLKGARIIMDMVTVTGTENVMMAAVLASGTSIIDNAAQEPEVVDLANCLNAMGAQIEGAGTSTMVIHGVERLHGCSYEVLPDRIETGTFLVGAAMTGGKVRARNARANTLDAVLAKLEEAGAHISTGPDWIELDMQGRRPKAVNITTSPYPAFPTDMQAQFTALNCVAEGVGIITETVFENRFMHAHELQRLGADIRLEGNTAIIQGVDKMSGAPIMATDLRASACLVLAGLVAEGDTTVDRVYHIDRGYENIEEKLGTLGAKIRRLPT, encoded by the coding sequence ATGGCCAAAATCCTGATCAGCGGCGGTGAGCCGCTACGTGGCGAGGTTGGTATTTCCGGCGCCAAGAACGCCGTGCTGCCGATTCTCGCCTCTTGCTTGCTGGCTGACGAACCCGTCACCATCAGCAACGTCCCACATCTGCATGACGTGACCACCACGATGGAATTGCTCGGCCAGATGGGCGTGCAGTTGGTGTTGGATGACCGCATGAAGATCGAGGTGGACCCGCGTTCCACCGACCGCTACTTCGCGCCGTACGAGCTGGTGAAAACCATGCGCGCGTCGATCCTAGTGCTCGGTCCGCTGGTGGCGCGCTTCGGGCAGGCGGAAGTTTCGTTGCCTGGTGGCTGCCAGATCGGTTCGCGTCCGGTGGATCAGCACATCCGCGGGCTGCAGGCCCTGGGTGCGGATATCACTGTCGAAAACGGCTACATCCGTGCTCGTGCCAGTCGTCTGAAGGGCGCGCGCATCATCATGGACATGGTCACCGTTACCGGGACCGAGAACGTGATGATGGCGGCGGTGCTCGCTTCCGGCACCAGCATCATCGACAACGCAGCGCAGGAACCCGAAGTGGTCGACCTTGCCAACTGCCTCAACGCGATGGGTGCGCAGATCGAAGGCGCGGGCACGTCCACCATGGTGATCCATGGTGTGGAGCGGCTGCACGGTTGCTCATACGAAGTGCTGCCCGATCGCATCGAAACCGGTACTTTTCTGGTGGGCGCGGCGATGACCGGCGGCAAGGTGCGCGCCCGCAATGCGCGCGCCAATACGCTGGATGCCGTGCTCGCGAAGCTGGAAGAGGCCGGGGCGCATATCTCCACCGGTCCGGACTGGATCGAGTTGGATATGCAGGGCCGTCGCCCAAAGGCCGTGAACATCACCACCTCGCCGTATCCAGCCTTTCCCACCGATATGCAGGCGCAGTTCACCGCGCTCAACTGCGTGGCTGAAGGCGTTGGCATCATCACCGAAACCGTGTTCGAAAACCGCTTCATGCACGCGCATGAATTGCAGCGGCTGGGTGCGGATATTCGTCTGGAGGGCAACACTGCCATCATTCAGGGTGTGGACAAGATGAGCGGTGCGCCGATCATGGCGACCGACCTGCGCGCATCGGCATGTCTGGTACTGGCAGGATTGGTTGCCGAAGGCGATACCACCGTCGATCGCGTGTACCACATCGATCGCGGCTACGAGAACATCGAAGAAAAGCTCGGCACGCTCGGCGCGAAGATTCGTCGCCTGCCCACGTGA
- the purM gene encoding phosphoribosylformylglycinamidine cyclo-ligase gives MSDALTYRAAGVDIDAGNAVVERIKPLVKRTFRPEVMGGLGGFGGLFNLGTRFKEPVLVSGTDGVGTKLKLAQQLRRHDTIGIDLVGMCVNDVLVQGAEPLFFLDYFATGKLDVDTTVAVVGGIAKGCELAGCALIGGETAEMPDMYPPGEYDLAGFTVGAVEKSTLLSGDNIVVGDVVLGVNSSGPHSNGYSLIRKIVERAGSPLDLEVGGAKLADALMAPTTIYVKPMLELLKSVSVHGMAHITGGGLKENIIRVVPEGLGLKIDATAIVLPPVFDWLMHEGKVAREEMWRTFNCGVGFTILLPRDAVAAASALLSKHGLTSLVIGEVVKTRDEERVHIG, from the coding sequence ATGTCCGACGCCCTCACCTACCGCGCCGCCGGCGTGGATATCGATGCCGGCAATGCCGTGGTCGAACGCATCAAGCCACTGGTCAAACGCACTTTCCGCCCCGAAGTGATGGGTGGCCTGGGCGGTTTCGGCGGCCTGTTCAACCTCGGCACGCGCTTCAAAGAACCGGTGCTTGTTTCCGGCACGGACGGTGTGGGCACCAAGCTTAAGCTGGCCCAGCAGCTCCGCCGCCACGACACCATCGGCATCGATCTGGTGGGCATGTGCGTGAACGATGTGTTGGTGCAAGGCGCCGAACCACTGTTTTTCCTCGATTACTTCGCCACCGGCAAGCTGGACGTGGACACCACGGTTGCCGTGGTCGGCGGCATCGCCAAGGGCTGCGAACTGGCCGGCTGCGCGCTGATTGGTGGCGAAACAGCAGAAATGCCGGACATGTACCCACCAGGTGAATACGATCTAGCCGGTTTTACCGTCGGCGCAGTGGAAAAGAGCACATTGCTGAGTGGCGACAACATCGTCGTGGGCGACGTCGTTCTTGGCGTCAACTCATCCGGCCCACACTCCAATGGTTACTCGCTGATCCGCAAGATCGTCGAACGCGCCGGCAGCCCGCTGGATCTGGAGGTGGGCGGCGCGAAGCTTGCCGATGCGCTGATGGCGCCGACCACCATCTACGTGAAGCCAATGCTGGAACTACTCAAGTCAGTATCCGTGCACGGCATGGCGCACATCACAGGAGGCGGGCTCAAGGAAAACATCATCCGCGTGGTGCCGGAAGGGCTTGGTTTGAAGATCGACGCCACCGCAATCGTGCTGCCACCCGTGTTTGATTGGCTGATGCACGAAGGCAAGGTCGCACGCGAGGAGATGTGGCGCACGTTCAACTGTGGTGTGGGCTTTACCATTTTGTTGCCGCGTGATGCGGTTGCTGCTGCTTCTGCCTTACTGAGCAAGCATGGCCTGACCAGCTTAGTGATTGGCGAAGTAGTTAAGACACGGGATGAAGAGCGCGTGCACATCGGCTAA
- the lptC gene encoding LPS export ABC transporter periplasmic protein LptC, translating to MNVRQYLRDNRTMATIVLLAIAAPASWMLRSWMVGAPEANDFIGPPISDYVLYNSKVWSYDTDGLLNFTMTAPRMDRRGSDESMYINAPVFDITAKKPGVPDWRGHAPFGWVNKSGTLMRLDGAVYMQRPAYVQALTGALSPVATLCTSNVTGWPKENRMQTADPATMTQGATVMNGIGMRASLNDNHLELLNDVHGVLYSSQNNATAKPVDCRSVAAATTRLGKDG from the coding sequence GTGAATGTTCGCCAATACCTGCGTGACAACCGCACCATGGCCACCATCGTGCTGCTGGCCATTGCCGCGCCGGCAAGTTGGATGTTGCGAAGCTGGATGGTGGGCGCGCCCGAGGCTAACGACTTCATCGGCCCCCCCATTTCCGACTACGTGCTCTACAACTCCAAAGTATGGAGCTACGACACGGATGGCTTACTCAACTTCACCATGACGGCACCGCGCATGGATCGCCGTGGTAGTGACGAATCGATGTACATCAACGCGCCTGTATTCGATATCACGGCGAAAAAACCGGGCGTACCGGATTGGCGCGGCCATGCACCATTCGGCTGGGTGAACAAGAGCGGCACGCTGATGCGGCTGGATGGCGCGGTGTACATGCAGCGCCCCGCGTACGTGCAAGCCCTCACGGGAGCGTTGAGTCCCGTGGCAACATTATGTACCTCCAATGTCACCGGCTGGCCGAAGGAAAACCGTATGCAAACCGCGGACCCGGCCACGATGACGCAGGGAGCCACCGTAATGAACGGTATTGGCATGCGCGCCAGCCTAAACGATAACCATCTGGAGTTGCTCAATGACGTGCACGGCGTGCTGTATTCAAGCCAGAACAATGCTACGGCTAAGCCTGTTGACTGTCGGTCTGTTGCTGCTGCAACAACCCGCCTTGGCAAGGACGGATGA
- the purN gene encoding phosphoribosylglycinamide formyltransferase: MPSPLRIAVLASGRGSNFATLLAARDRGELSVEFVLVASDKADAGAVQLAQMAGIPTLVLDPRDYAERRDYDFALFERVAASKPDLLVLAGFMRIIDGDALKPWVGRMINIHPSLLPKYRGLHTHRRAIKAGDAEHGASVHYVTAELDGGPVIAQTVLRIKAGDNEKTLAERLLPLEHQLLLAVVTLITAGRLTLDQNSVTFDNALLHKPLRMQGGTLVR; the protein is encoded by the coding sequence ATGCCCTCACCACTGCGCATCGCTGTCCTAGCCTCCGGTCGCGGCAGCAATTTCGCCACGTTATTGGCAGCACGCGATCGCGGTGAATTGTCCGTGGAGTTTGTACTAGTCGCCAGTGACAAGGCCGATGCAGGTGCCGTGCAGCTCGCACAGATGGCAGGCATTCCAACCCTCGTGCTTGATCCTCGCGATTATGCCGAACGCCGCGATTACGACTTCGCCCTGTTCGAACGTGTTGCCGCGAGCAAACCCGACCTGCTGGTCCTTGCCGGCTTCATGCGCATTATCGACGGCGATGCGCTGAAACCATGGGTGGGTCGGATGATCAATATCCATCCATCCCTGTTGCCCAAGTATCGGGGCCTGCACACTCATCGCCGCGCGATCAAAGCGGGCGATGCCGAACACGGCGCCAGTGTCCACTACGTCACCGCCGAACTCGATGGCGGCCCAGTGATTGCCCAGACCGTATTACGCATCAAAGCCGGCGATAACGAGAAAACCCTCGCCGAGCGTCTGCTTCCGCTGGAGCATCAACTGCTGCTCGCTGTGGTGACCCTGATCACCGCAGGCCGATTAACCCTGGACCAAAACAGCGTCACCTTTGACAACGCCCTCCTTCACAAGCCTTTGCGGATGCAGGGCGGAACGCTCGTGCGTTAG
- a CDS encoding DUF2066 domain-containing protein gives MRLFCLLIATLLLGLVVGLPRTAASQTTSPYNVVVPVTDVSDAQRSQAFSTALGQVLARVSGGQDLSGKAGYANAMQNAGGIVKQFQYQRGEGNPPSLTLSVTFDQGAVQRLVTQMGATTAGVKPPLLLVVKGVDGNILGKEDLGALGDAVNKHGYQVSYADPSQLPDLGKLESADPAAMSAIARLYQTGLVLVGELHANGADWTLISSGQAQHWNAQGNSEDSMFADAGKGATDRLSQALNVIGAGTVDGKLWVSGLHSAMDYADLLATLRADPSVQKVSTLGGQDDGVLLAIKAGAPLDGVAANLAAGGRLMQGSSHDGADVSLRWLH, from the coding sequence ATGCGTCTTTTCTGCCTACTGATTGCCACCTTGCTGCTCGGTCTTGTCGTCGGCCTGCCGCGGACGGCTGCCAGCCAGACAACGTCGCCCTACAACGTGGTGGTGCCGGTCACGGATGTCAGCGATGCGCAGCGTAGCCAGGCTTTCTCCACCGCGCTAGGGCAGGTGCTCGCACGGGTGTCAGGGGGGCAGGATTTGAGCGGCAAGGCCGGTTATGCCAATGCGATGCAGAACGCAGGTGGCATCGTCAAACAGTTCCAGTACCAGCGTGGCGAGGGCAATCCGCCCAGCCTTACTTTGTCGGTCACCTTCGACCAAGGCGCCGTGCAGCGTCTGGTTACCCAGATGGGTGCGACCACGGCGGGTGTGAAGCCGCCATTGTTGCTGGTGGTGAAGGGGGTGGATGGCAACATCCTCGGCAAGGAAGATCTCGGTGCGCTTGGTGATGCGGTGAATAAGCACGGCTATCAGGTCAGTTACGCCGACCCGTCCCAGTTGCCCGACCTGGGCAAGCTTGAATCGGCCGATCCTGCAGCTATGTCCGCGATTGCCCGGCTCTACCAAACCGGGTTGGTGCTGGTGGGGGAGCTGCACGCTAATGGCGCGGACTGGACGCTTATCAGCAGTGGCCAGGCCCAGCATTGGAACGCCCAGGGGAACAGCGAAGACAGTATGTTTGCCGATGCCGGTAAAGGTGCGACGGATCGCTTGAGCCAGGCGCTCAATGTGATCGGTGCCGGTACGGTGGACGGCAAGTTGTGGGTAAGCGGTCTGCATTCGGCCATGGATTACGCCGACCTGCTCGCGACCTTGCGCGCTGATCCGTCGGTGCAAAAGGTCAGCACGCTGGGTGGGCAGGATGATGGTGTGTTGCTAGCGATCAAGGCCGGTGCACCGCTCGATGGCGTGGCCGCCAACCTCGCGGCAGGTGGACGTCTGATGCAGGGCAGCTCGCACGATGGTGCCGATGTAAGCCTGCGCTGGCTCCACTGA
- the lptA gene encoding lipopolysaccharide transport periplasmic protein LptA — MTVGLLLLQQPALARTDDRNQPIHVVHADSMDGYNEPNSMSTFKGNVLITQGTMKLTGELARIWTAKEDTSVDHIIVTSIAPKRPHIEQTDDNGNLMTGDADQLYYDNVNGIAILTGNAFVHQQNKGDAHGAKLTYNTQTGYMVGESGNNGPVTMTFLPKQKPLPSPKNGKPATPAPTPAKPAAGSPATGAAKPASASSASTKE, encoded by the coding sequence TTGACTGTCGGTCTGTTGCTGCTGCAACAACCCGCCTTGGCAAGGACGGATGACCGTAATCAGCCGATCCACGTGGTGCACGCCGACAGTATGGACGGCTATAACGAACCCAACTCCATGAGCACCTTCAAGGGCAACGTCCTGATCACTCAGGGCACCATGAAGCTCACGGGCGAGCTTGCCCGGATCTGGACGGCCAAGGAAGACACCTCGGTCGACCACATCATCGTAACCAGCATTGCGCCGAAACGTCCGCACATCGAGCAGACCGACGACAACGGCAACCTGATGACGGGTGATGCCGATCAACTTTATTACGACAACGTCAACGGCATCGCGATCCTTACCGGCAACGCTTTCGTGCATCAGCAGAACAAGGGTGATGCGCACGGCGCCAAGCTTACTTACAACACGCAGACCGGCTACATGGTCGGCGAAAGCGGCAACAACGGTCCAGTCACCATGACCTTCCTGCCGAAACAGAAGCCGCTGCCATCGCCGAAGAATGGCAAGCCGGCAACGCCTGCCCCGACACCAGCCAAACCAGCCGCCGGCTCCCCGGCAACGGGTGCGGCCAAGCCGGCTTCGGCCAGCAGCGCGTCCACCAAGGAATAA
- a CDS encoding DUF3108 domain-containing protein, whose protein sequence is MLTLKRPLPLVAGFALAVFTTASFATPPTPFTAIYQVSRDGEAMGNATITLKSLGNGEYEYSNQIQGTSGLAAALGANSSDVTRFRWNNNAPETESYTSEVKAFKVKQRAMRVNWATKQVSVDDGKNPSTYAAQPGMVDRNTLPLAIGLSLRNGSQSMTMPVGVKQQIEQQRFKVQGTESVQVPAGSFHAERVSRADSDKRYEAWYVPKQFAVPVKLAQSDGGDLTLQLVHYSSP, encoded by the coding sequence ATGCTTACACTCAAACGTCCGCTCCCACTCGTCGCCGGTTTCGCACTGGCCGTCTTCACTACTGCCTCCTTTGCTACGCCGCCAACGCCTTTTACCGCTATCTATCAGGTATCACGCGACGGTGAAGCGATGGGCAACGCCACCATTACGCTCAAGTCGCTGGGCAATGGCGAGTACGAATACAGCAACCAGATTCAGGGCACCTCTGGCCTGGCCGCCGCGCTGGGTGCCAACTCCAGTGACGTCACCCGCTTCCGCTGGAACAACAACGCGCCGGAAACCGAAAGCTACACATCCGAAGTCAAAGCGTTCAAGGTGAAGCAACGCGCGATGCGGGTGAATTGGGCGACCAAACAAGTAAGCGTGGACGATGGCAAAAATCCGTCTACGTACGCGGCACAACCGGGCATGGTCGACCGCAATACCCTACCACTCGCCATTGGCCTGTCGCTGCGCAATGGCAGCCAAAGCATGACCATGCCGGTTGGCGTAAAGCAGCAGATAGAGCAGCAGCGATTCAAGGTACAAGGCACGGAAAGCGTGCAAGTGCCTGCCGGCAGCTTCCACGCCGAACGCGTGTCGCGGGCCGATTCAGACAAGCGCTATGAAGCTTGGTATGTGCCGAAGCAATTCGCGGTGCCGGTGAAGTTAGCGCAGAGTGATGGTGGCGACCTCACTTTGCAGTTAGTTCACTACAGTTCACCGTAA
- the hda gene encoding DnaA regulatory inactivator Hda, whose amino-acid sequence MITQLPLSLRWPRRQRFEHFFVSANAAAMAAVQELAQQPGAPWLYLSGTSGSGKSHLLLAACQAAHEAGRTVQYLPLKVLRDHAGAIRGVAGSQFIALDNLNMFAGDREAEHALFDLYNLARAEGTALIFAAETVPAQLPLTLPDLRSRLGACTQFTLKSLDDLERREVLKKQAAARGIELDDVVLDWLFARYARDLGTLLDLLDRLDQASLAAQRRVTVPFLRTFLREVNQTSDS is encoded by the coding sequence ATGATCACGCAGTTGCCTTTGAGTCTCCGTTGGCCGCGTCGCCAACGCTTTGAACATTTTTTTGTGAGTGCCAATGCGGCCGCGATGGCTGCCGTACAGGAGCTTGCTCAGCAACCGGGTGCCCCGTGGCTGTACCTGAGCGGAACCTCTGGCAGCGGTAAGAGTCATTTGTTGCTTGCGGCCTGCCAGGCAGCTCATGAAGCCGGGCGCACCGTGCAATATCTGCCATTGAAAGTATTGCGCGATCATGCCGGCGCGATTCGCGGCGTGGCTGGCAGCCAGTTCATTGCGCTGGATAACCTCAATATGTTCGCGGGAGACCGCGAAGCCGAACACGCTTTGTTCGACCTCTACAACCTTGCCCGGGCGGAAGGTACGGCACTTATTTTTGCGGCTGAAACCGTTCCTGCGCAGTTGCCGCTGACACTGCCTGATCTACGCTCGCGGCTTGGGGCCTGCACCCAATTTACTCTGAAGTCACTGGATGACCTTGAGCGTCGCGAGGTTTTGAAAAAACAGGCAGCGGCGCGCGGTATCGAACTGGATGATGTTGTGCTCGATTGGCTGTTTGCGCGTTATGCACGAGATCTCGGTACCTTGCTCGATCTGCTTGATCGGCTGGATCAGGCATCGCTTGCCGCCCAGAGGCGCGTCACTGTTCCGTTCTTGCGTACCTTTTTGCGCGAGGTAAATCAGACATCTGACTCTTGA
- a CDS encoding CDP-alcohol phosphatidyltransferase family protein: MLRVVLVAPICWLLMHRQWPSALALVAVAGVSDGVDGFLARRYGWQSRWGGILDATADKLLLVCCFVILAWLSEIPMWLAVIVCGRDAVITLGALLWRLLIGRIDPHPSLLSKACTLMQIVYLLAVLLTLIHWPMPAISLFVWPVAVLCVLSGLDYVIRWSQRAWRFRHTA; the protein is encoded by the coding sequence ATGCTGCGCGTTGTGCTCGTGGCGCCGATCTGCTGGCTGCTGATGCATAGACAATGGCCATCCGCGCTGGCGCTGGTTGCGGTGGCCGGCGTTTCCGATGGTGTCGATGGCTTTCTGGCGCGCCGTTACGGCTGGCAGAGTCGATGGGGCGGCATCCTCGACGCGACCGCGGACAAGCTGTTGCTGGTGTGCTGCTTCGTGATTCTGGCCTGGTTGAGTGAGATCCCAATGTGGCTTGCGGTGATCGTATGCGGGCGTGATGCCGTGATTACCCTTGGAGCCCTGCTGTGGCGTTTACTGATCGGCCGCATCGATCCTCATCCCAGCCTACTGTCGAAAGCCTGCACCCTGATGCAGATCGTGTATCTGCTGGCAGTGCTGCTGACTTTGATCCACTGGCCCATGCCCGCGATTAGCCTGTTTGTTTGGCCGGTGGCGGTGTTGTGCGTGCTCAGCGGGCTGGATTACGTTATTCGCTGGTCGCAACGCGCGTGGCGGTTTCGCCACACTGCATGA
- a CDS encoding KpsF/GutQ family sugar-phosphate isomerase, producing MNAPTIKPKSTRVDAAAIMHSARTVIVTEAAAIRALEPRIDQNFVDACRLILGCKGRLVVTGMGKSGHIGRKIAATLASTGTPAFFVHPGEASHGDLGMILPQDVVLALSNSGETDEILFILPVIKRQGIPLISITGNPESSLAGQSDVHLDAGISAEACPLGLAPTASTSAALVMGDALAIALLEARGFTSDDFARSHPAGSLGRRLLLHISDVMHTGPGIPTIAPDASLTEALMEMTRKHLGMTAVVDPDQHLLGVFTDGDLRRALDDDDVDLRNAKVSDLMTHGPKVIGADKLAIEAAQLMEKYQIHALLVVDDAQRVVGALNIHDLLRARVV from the coding sequence ATGAACGCACCCACCATAAAGCCCAAGTCCACCCGGGTAGATGCCGCTGCCATCATGCACAGCGCGCGCACGGTGATTGTCACCGAGGCCGCCGCGATCCGGGCGCTGGAGCCACGCATCGACCAGAACTTCGTGGACGCCTGCCGGCTTATCCTGGGCTGCAAGGGCCGGCTGGTGGTCACCGGCATGGGCAAGTCCGGCCACATAGGGCGCAAGATCGCTGCGACCCTGGCCTCCACTGGCACGCCGGCCTTCTTCGTCCATCCGGGCGAGGCCAGCCATGGCGATCTGGGCATGATCCTGCCGCAGGACGTGGTGCTAGCCTTGTCCAACTCGGGCGAGACAGACGAGATTCTGTTCATCCTGCCGGTGATCAAGCGCCAGGGTATCCCGTTGATCTCCATTACCGGCAACCCGGAATCCTCGCTCGCCGGCCAGTCCGACGTGCATCTGGATGCGGGCATTTCCGCCGAAGCCTGCCCGCTGGGCTTGGCCCCTACCGCCAGCACCTCCGCTGCGCTGGTGATGGGCGATGCCCTGGCCATCGCACTTTTGGAAGCACGCGGGTTCACCTCTGACGACTTCGCGCGTTCTCACCCAGCCGGAAGCCTGGGTCGCCGTCTGCTGCTGCATATCAGCGACGTCATGCACACGGGCCCCGGCATACCCACGATCGCCCCGGACGCCAGCTTGACCGAAGCCCTGATGGAAATGACCCGCAAGCACTTGGGCATGACCGCCGTGGTCGACCCCGACCAGCATCTGCTGGGCGTGTTCACCGACGGTGACTTGCGCCGTGCGTTGGACGACGACGACGTCGACTTGCGCAACGCCAAAGTCAGCGACCTGATGACGCACGGCCCCAAGGTGATAGGCGCCGACAAGCTCGCCATTGAAGCGGCGCAACTGATGGAGAAGTACCAGATTCACGCCCTGCTGGTGGTCGACGATGCGCAACGCGTGGTCGGCGCCCTCAACATTCACGATCTGCTGCGCGCACGCGTGGTCTGA
- a CDS encoding BolA/IbaG family iron-sulfur metabolism protein, with protein MDAASIQAMIEAGLPGAQANVQGDDGVHFEAEVVAAQFAGKLPLARHRLVYATLGDLMGGAIHALALKTLTPEEAAARR; from the coding sequence ATGGACGCAGCCAGCATCCAGGCAATGATTGAAGCCGGCCTGCCCGGCGCACAAGCAAACGTGCAGGGGGACGACGGCGTGCACTTCGAGGCCGAAGTGGTTGCCGCGCAGTTCGCAGGAAAGCTGCCTTTGGCTCGTCACCGGTTGGTCTACGCCACACTGGGCGACCTGATGGGGGGCGCGATCCATGCGCTCGCGCTCAAGACCCTGACCCCGGAAGAAGCCGCTGCGCGCCGTTGA